The genomic window CACAGCATTTGCTGCCTGTGCTCTATTCTTTCATCTTCCCCTTGCTGCCTGTGCTCTATGCTTTCATCTTCCCCTTGCTGAAGAAACCAACAAGGTTAGTGCTTATCTCCTATAGCAAAATCATACTTCCATGCTATTCAATATATCACAATCACATATTTTTTTTACTGTTTCATTCAACTCCTTTTCAGCATATTTGGCTCATTTGTTGTTGCACACCATGAATCCAAGCTACCGTCGTAGATCAGAAAGTGACTATGAATTTATTCATTTTGTACTTCCTACTTTAGAAGATGCATCACAATCTTCTTCTAGTAAGAAACCAATGCATACATCAAAACTTTCGGGGGCTTGGCGTGTTCAGGAGATTTTAACGGGGCATGAAAGCTTATGCAAAAGGACTTTCCGCATGGAAGTGGACAtttttcaagcacttgttgacaAGCTGCGTGAGAAAAAACTCCTTGCTGATTCAAAAGTACTAGCAGTAGAAGAGCAAGTGGCAATATTTTTGTATGCAGTATCCAAAAATGCAACAAATGAAACCCTACAGGATTGGTTTCAGCATAGTGCAGAAACAATAAGCCGGCGATTTGGATTAGTGCTTGATGCGATCACACGGCTCACAAATGTCTATATACGTCCACCTTCCCTCAACCCACATCCAATCTTGAGCAAACCACAATTTTATCCTTTCTTTCAGGTATGAGTATGTACAATTTAGATCAAATATTTTAATTAATTCAGCGCAAGGTAATAACATAGAGATATCATATTTTGTTTGTGCAGAATTGCATTGGTGCTATAGATGGAACCCATATTCCTATGTTCCTATCACCAGGCCAACAAGAACCATACCGGAACAGGAAGCAAACGCTCTCACAAAATGTCATGGTTGCTTGTGACTTCGACTTaaaatttgtgcatgtacatgCTGGGTGGGAAGGCCTCTTTGCTCCATGCATTTTGTGTTCGAAAACCAGGAACATCATGCTCTTTCAGCAAGTCAATAAGAAACAACTTCATTTGATGAGTCCACTTAGCCCTCTTCGTCATACCTAAAATTAATGACTCGAATTTAACTACAGTAGACTGCATATTCTTGTATATTATGCAAGTAATTGACACTAGGAGTAATACCTATATCACGAGGATACTCAACAGCCCCGTGATCGTCATCAATATCACCAAGTCCTTGTGATTGTCCACGACTGCGAGCACGATCGGCATCAATAGCACCAAGTCCTTGTGACTGCAAACGGCCGCGGGCACGATCAACATCCATGTCAAGAAATCCTTGTGATTGCACACGGCTGCCTGGCAGCTCAAATGAGTTAAGCTGATGGACCATCT from Triticum aestivum cultivar Chinese Spring chromosome 3B, IWGSC CS RefSeq v2.1, whole genome shotgun sequence includes these protein-coding regions:
- the LOC123067205 gene encoding uncharacterized protein, with protein sequence MKKEKPRIALEGNKKKAPKAVTRSRLAEAATRSDPPTEAATTQRPYADHLALRPSFLIEFDEISAGPIQMVHQLNSFELPGSRVQSQGFLDMDVDRARGRLQSQGLGAIDADRARSRGQSQGLGDIDDDHGAVEYPRDIARGR